A genomic window from Halorubrum trapanicum includes:
- a CDS encoding glycosyltransferase family 4 protein yields the protein MRVGLALYGSLDERSGGFRYDRKLVEGLRAAGDAVEIVELPWRAYPRGLLDNALPGIRDRLRVDVDVMLQDELAHPSLLRANRDLPYPVVSVVHHLRASEPRRLSPLYRVVERRYLATVDGVVCNSAATRDAVAALGVDPESTVVAPPAGDRFDPAIDDDAIAARAASLDGSDPEPLRVAFVGNVEPRKGLDTLVEGVARADAAVDLTVVGRAVDESHVADVRRLVRERGLGDRVRFAGRLSDAELADALRESHVLAVPSRYEGFGIVYLEGMSFGLPAIASRAGGASETVADGETGVLVDPDDPAAVARALDGFAADPDRLAEMGRAARRRYERHPDWEETTARVRRLLADVADAPDAVDAAEPEVSA from the coding sequence ATGAGGGTCGGGCTCGCGCTGTACGGCAGTCTCGACGAGCGGTCGGGCGGGTTCCGCTACGACCGGAAGCTTGTCGAGGGGCTCCGAGCCGCCGGCGACGCGGTCGAGATCGTCGAGCTCCCGTGGCGGGCGTACCCGCGCGGGCTGCTGGACAACGCGCTCCCGGGGATCCGCGACCGCCTCCGCGTCGACGTCGACGTAATGTTACAGGACGAGCTCGCGCACCCCTCACTCCTCCGCGCCAACCGCGACCTGCCGTACCCGGTCGTGAGCGTCGTCCACCACCTGCGCGCGAGCGAGCCGCGTCGGCTCTCGCCGCTGTACCGCGTCGTCGAACGCCGCTACCTCGCGACCGTCGACGGCGTCGTCTGCAACAGCGCGGCGACCCGCGACGCCGTCGCCGCCCTCGGCGTCGATCCCGAATCGACCGTCGTCGCGCCGCCCGCCGGCGACCGGTTCGACCCCGCGATCGACGACGACGCGATCGCGGCGCGGGCCGCGTCGCTCGACGGTTCCGACCCCGAGCCCCTCCGAGTCGCGTTCGTCGGCAACGTCGAGCCGCGGAAGGGGCTCGACACGCTCGTCGAGGGGGTCGCCCGCGCCGACGCCGCCGTCGACCTCACGGTCGTCGGCCGGGCGGTCGACGAGTCCCACGTCGCCGACGTGCGGCGACTGGTCCGGGAGCGGGGACTCGGCGACCGCGTGCGCTTCGCCGGCCGGCTGTCGGACGCCGAACTGGCCGACGCGCTCCGCGAGAGCCACGTCCTCGCCGTCCCCTCCCGGTACGAGGGGTTCGGAATCGTCTACTTAGAGGGGATGAGCTTCGGCCTGCCGGCGATCGCCTCGCGGGCGGGCGGCGCGAGCGAGACGGTCGCCGACGGCGAGACGGGCGTCCTCGTCGACCCGGACGACCCGGCCGCCGTCGCCCGCGCGCTCGACGGGTTCGCGGCCGATCCCGACCGGCTCGCCGAGATGGGCCGCGCCGCGAGACGGCGGTACGAGCGCCACCCGGACTGGGAGGAGACGACGGCCCGCGTCCGTCGGCTCCTCGCCGACGTCGCCGACGCGCCCGACGCCGTCGACGCGGCCGAACCGGAGGTGTCGGCGTGA